From Penicillium psychrofluorescens genome assembly, chromosome: 1, one genomic window encodes:
- a CDS encoding uncharacterized protein (ID:PFLUO_000867-T1.cds;~source:funannotate), giving the protein MSLRREAERCVANQHSLRLNAFVTPLPRAGQWLDRVKEADRRREQGNPRSFIDGRLISIKDNICTRDLPTTCASEILDKFSSPFNATVVEQLEAAGAVIAGKTNLDEFGMGSHSVHSRFGPVKNVRQNGDGQDVSAGGSSGGSAVAVAADQCYAALGTDTGGSVRLPAAYTGTVGFKPSYGLISRWGVVTYANSLDTVGVLGRKVSTARHVFGLVNQHDARDPTSLSPFSRSRIMSHLQTPRLASRLSSTPLRIGVPVEYNISELTPSVRRAWLLSLAHLQDQGHTIHPVSLPATKHALSAYYVLAPAEASSNLSKYDGVRYGTRADGPDSDSQPEGYLYANTRGSGFGSEVKRRILLGTFSLSADAIDNYFIQAQRVRRLVQQDFNAVFIAKHPLAAADAQDTGRRAQQADVDVLVCPTAPSAPPRLSDFTRPAAESSPLDAYVNDVFTVPASLAGLPAISVPVTVDGSSQDPDVAGIQVVGQYGDDDLVMSVGELLEGRRLE; this is encoded by the exons CAATGCCTTTGTCACTCCATTGCCGCGCGCAGGCCAGTGGTTGGACCGCGTGAAGGAGGCTGATCGGCGCAGGGAGCAAG GAAACCCCAGGTCTTTCATCGATGGCCgtctcatctccatcaaaGACAATATCTGCACGCGCGACCTTCCCACCACGTGCGCGTCGGAGATCCTGGACAAGTTCTCCAGCCCGTTCAATGCCACTGTcgtcgagcagctcgaggccgCCGGGGCCGTCATCGCGGGGAAAACGAATCTAGATGAGTTTGGCATGGGATCGCATTCGGTCCATTCGCGGTTTGGCCCAGTGAAGAACGTGCGACAAAACGGGGATGGGCAGGATGTCTCCGCTGGTGGTAGTTCCGGGGGAAGTGCGGTTGCTGTCGCTGCCGACCAATGCTATGC CGCGCTGGGAACAGATACCGGAGGCTCCGTCCGCTTGCCCGCCGCATACACGGGCACAGTTGGGTTCAAGCCATCTTACGGATTAATATCACGATGGGGAGTGGTCACATATGCCAATTCTTTGGACACGGTTGGAGTCTTGGGGAGAAAGGTATCTACCGCTCGGCATGTCTTCG GCCTCGTGAACCAACATGATGCGCGCGATCCCACAAGCCTCTCACCCTTCTCTCGGTCACGAATCATGTCGCACCTCCAGACACCCCGATTAGCCTCCCGATTGTCATCCACTCCTCTTCGAATCGGGGTGCCGGTGGAATATAACATTTCCGAGTTGACCCCTTCGGTTCGCCGTGCCTGGCTTCTCTCGCTGGCACACCTGCAAGACCAAGGTCACACAATTCATCCGGTCTCATTGCCAGCAACGAAACATGCTCTATCGGCATATTATGTCCTCGCACCCGCCGAGGCATCTTCGAACTTGTCAAAGTATGACGGTGTGCGCTACGGGACTCGCGCCGACGGCCCAGACAGCGACAGCCAGCCAGAGGGCTACCTTTACGCCAACACGAGAGGCAGCGGGTTCGGATCAGAGGTGAAGAGACGCATCCTCCTGGGCACTTTCAGCTTGAGCGCAGATGCAATCGATAACTACTTCATCCAAGCGCAACGGGTGCGTCGACTGGTCCAGCAGGACTTTAATGCCGTGTTTATAGCCAAGCACCCATTGGCCGCGGCCGATGCACAGGACACAGGGCGCCGTGCTCAACAGGCAGATGTGGACGTGCTCGTGTGTCCGACGGCCCCCTCTGCGCCGCCACGGTTATCGGATTTCACGAGACCAGCTGCCGAGTCGTCACCCCTGGACGCGTATGTCAACGACGTGTTCACTGTCCCAGCCAGCTTGGCTGGACTGCCAGCCATTTCTGTGCCGGTCACGGTGGATGGCTCTAGTCAGGATCCGGATGTGGCGGGAATCCAGGTAGTAGGCCAGTACGGAGACGATGACCTGGTGATGAGCGTGGGCGAACTGCTGGAGGGCCGGAGACTGGAATGA